In Tepidimonas taiwanensis, the following are encoded in one genomic region:
- a CDS encoding DMT family transporter yields the protein MSAATPAPVTRKAQLDTLAVTLLVVCCAFWGFQQILIKWAGRDIPPLWQASLRMWGATALLWLWCRWRGVALFGRDGSLGGGLLAGLLFAAEFVCIYIGLQYTPASRLTVFLYTSPFWVALLVPRFVPSERLHRRQWLGLWVAFGAVALAFSEAFTQPTAPGQWRGDALGLAAGLFWGLTTVAIRTTRVATVSAEKSLFYQLGVTALVTPLLSLALREPWSLDYPAAAWGSVFLQTAVGAFASYLAWMWMLRHYPVTRVATFTFLTPLFALVFGVVLLGEPLTLRLVLALAGVALGIVLVNRR from the coding sequence ATGAGCGCTGCGACTCCCGCACCCGTGACGCGCAAAGCGCAGCTCGACACGCTGGCGGTGACGCTGCTGGTCGTGTGCTGCGCATTCTGGGGCTTTCAGCAAATCCTCATCAAATGGGCGGGGCGCGACATCCCGCCGTTGTGGCAGGCGTCGCTGCGCATGTGGGGCGCCACCGCGCTGCTGTGGCTGTGGTGCCGCTGGCGCGGCGTGGCGCTGTTCGGGCGTGACGGCTCGCTGGGCGGTGGCCTGCTCGCGGGGTTGTTGTTCGCGGCGGAGTTCGTCTGCATCTACATTGGGCTGCAGTACACGCCGGCGTCGCGGCTGACGGTGTTCCTCTACACCAGTCCGTTCTGGGTGGCGCTGTTGGTGCCGCGCTTCGTGCCGTCGGAGCGGCTGCACCGGCGCCAGTGGCTGGGGCTGTGGGTGGCGTTCGGCGCGGTGGCGCTCGCGTTCAGCGAGGCGTTCACCCAACCCACCGCGCCGGGCCAGTGGCGCGGCGACGCGCTGGGGCTGGCCGCCGGGCTGTTCTGGGGCCTGACGACGGTGGCGATCCGCACCACGCGCGTGGCCACCGTCAGCGCCGAAAAGTCGCTCTTCTACCAGCTCGGCGTCACCGCGCTGGTCACGCCACTGCTGTCGCTGGCGCTGCGCGAACCGTGGTCGCTGGACTACCCGGCCGCGGCGTGGGGATCGGTGTTTTTGCAGACGGCGGTCGGGGCGTTCGCCAGCTACCTGGCGTGGATGTGGATGCTGCGCCACTACCCGGTCACGCGGGTGGCGACGTTCACCTTCCTCACGCCGCTCTTTGCGCTGGTTTTTGGCGTCGTGCTGCTGGGCGAACCGCTGACGCTGCGGCTGGTGCTGGCGCTGGCCGGTGTGGCGCTGGGGATCGTGCTCGTCAACCGGCGCTGA
- a CDS encoding D-amino acid dehydrogenase, which yields MRVVVLGAGIIGTSTAWHLLQRGHEVVLVDRQPDAALETSFANAAQISVSYCEPWANRQAPLKALKWMFDKQAPLLWRPQLDPAQWRWLLQFLGQCTDRAFERNVAQLVSLGAFSHATLKQMVADTGIEYQRSERGIAHVYTDAKAFEEAGAAAELMRRHGVQRRVVSREELLRIEPALQAVADRIAGGTYTPTDEHGDARVFTQALARRCAERGAQLLFGHDIERLEVVGGAVERVHVRARADGRTQALQADAYVVACGSYTTPLLASVGIRVPIYPGKGYSATLALRDPARAPQVSLLDDGRKIAISRLGDRLRVAGTIELGGFDLRLDTPVARARCEMLLQRIEELFPGVADTRTPEQGGDPQFWCGLRPATPTNIPLIGRLPLARLWINAGHGTLGWTHGAGSGRALAELISGERPAIAMDFVGFGADARQRARSARAASAAA from the coding sequence ATGCGAGTGGTGGTATTGGGCGCGGGCATCATCGGCACCTCGACGGCGTGGCATCTGCTGCAGCGCGGGCACGAGGTCGTGCTGGTCGACCGCCAGCCCGACGCGGCGCTGGAGACCAGCTTTGCCAACGCGGCGCAGATTTCCGTGAGCTACTGTGAGCCGTGGGCCAACCGGCAGGCGCCGCTGAAGGCGCTCAAGTGGATGTTCGACAAGCAGGCGCCGCTGCTGTGGCGCCCGCAGCTCGACCCCGCGCAGTGGCGCTGGCTGCTGCAGTTCCTGGGCCAATGCACAGACCGGGCGTTCGAGCGCAACGTCGCGCAACTCGTCTCGCTGGGCGCGTTCAGCCACGCCACGCTCAAGCAGATGGTGGCCGACACCGGCATCGAATACCAGCGCAGCGAGCGCGGCATCGCGCACGTCTACACGGACGCGAAGGCGTTCGAGGAAGCCGGGGCAGCCGCCGAGCTGATGCGCCGCCATGGTGTGCAGCGCCGCGTCGTCTCGCGCGAGGAGCTGCTGCGCATCGAACCCGCGCTGCAGGCGGTGGCCGACCGCATCGCGGGCGGCACCTACACCCCCACCGACGAGCACGGCGACGCGCGTGTCTTCACGCAGGCGCTGGCGCGCCGCTGCGCCGAGCGCGGCGCGCAACTGCTGTTCGGCCACGATATCGAACGGCTGGAGGTCGTGGGTGGCGCGGTCGAGCGCGTGCACGTGCGTGCGCGCGCCGACGGCCGCACGCAGGCGCTGCAGGCCGACGCGTACGTCGTCGCCTGCGGGTCGTACACCACGCCGCTGCTGGCCAGCGTCGGCATCCGCGTGCCGATCTACCCGGGCAAGGGCTACAGCGCGACGCTGGCGCTGCGCGACCCGGCGCGCGCGCCGCAGGTCAGCCTGCTGGATGACGGGCGCAAGATCGCGATCTCGCGCCTGGGCGACCGGCTGCGCGTGGCCGGCACGATCGAGCTGGGCGGCTTCGACCTGCGGCTCGACACGCCGGTGGCGCGGGCACGCTGCGAGATGCTGCTGCAGCGCATCGAGGAGCTGTTCCCTGGCGTCGCCGACACGCGCACGCCCGAGCAGGGCGGCGATCCGCAGTTCTGGTGCGGCCTGCGCCCGGCGACGCCGACCAACATCCCGCTGATCGGCCGGCTGCCGCTCGCGCGCCTGTGGATCAACGCGGGGCACGGCACGCTGGGCTGGACACACGGCGCGGGGTCGGGCCGGGCGCTGGCGGAGCTGATCAGCGGCGAGCGCCCGGCGATCGCGATGGACTTCGTCGGCTTCGGGGCCGACGCGCGCCAGCGCGCGCGGTCGGCGCGCGCGGCGTCCGCGGCGGCGTGA
- a CDS encoding solute carrier family 23 protein — protein MFSWTEKSDAALQAGGVIGPDERLPWPQTAMLGVQHLIAMFGATVLAPILMGFDPNVAVLMSGVGTLIFFLMTGGKVPSYLGSSFAFIGVVIAATGYAGQGPNANIGVALGGIIACGALYFVIGAIVQAIGTGWIERLMPPVVTGSVVAVIGLNLAHIPVKNMAPTAFDAWMQALTFVCVGLVAVFTRGMVQRLLILMGLIVASVVYGVLTNGLGLGKPIDLSGIANAPWFGLPQFSAPVFSAQAMLLIAPVAVILVAENLGHIKAVTAMTGKNLDVYMGRAFMGDGVATMVAGSVGGTGVTTYAENIGVMAATKIYSTAIFVVAGLMAILLGFSPKFGALIQAIPLAVMGGVSIVVFGLIAVAGAKIWVDNQVDFSDNKNLLVAAITLVLGTGDFTLKFGDFALGGIGTATFGAIGLYALLNRRAG, from the coding sequence ATGTTCAGTTGGACGGAAAAATCCGACGCCGCGCTGCAGGCCGGCGGCGTCATCGGCCCGGACGAGCGGCTGCCCTGGCCGCAGACGGCGATGCTGGGCGTGCAGCACCTGATCGCGATGTTTGGTGCGACGGTGCTGGCGCCGATCCTGATGGGCTTCGACCCCAACGTCGCGGTGCTGATGAGCGGCGTCGGAACGCTGATCTTTTTCCTGATGACGGGTGGCAAGGTGCCCAGCTATCTGGGGTCGAGCTTTGCCTTCATCGGGGTGGTGATCGCGGCGACGGGCTACGCCGGGCAGGGGCCCAACGCCAACATCGGTGTGGCGTTGGGCGGCATCATCGCCTGCGGCGCGCTGTATTTCGTCATCGGCGCAATCGTGCAGGCGATCGGCACCGGCTGGATCGAGCGCCTGATGCCACCGGTCGTCACGGGCTCGGTGGTGGCGGTCATCGGCCTCAACCTCGCGCACATCCCGGTCAAGAACATGGCGCCCACCGCGTTCGACGCGTGGATGCAGGCGCTGACCTTCGTCTGCGTAGGGCTGGTGGCGGTGTTCACGCGCGGCATGGTGCAGCGGCTGCTGATCCTCATGGGCCTGATCGTCGCCAGCGTCGTGTACGGCGTGCTGACCAACGGGCTGGGGCTGGGCAAGCCGATCGACCTCTCCGGTATCGCCAATGCGCCGTGGTTCGGGCTGCCGCAGTTCAGCGCGCCCGTCTTCAGCGCGCAGGCGATGCTGCTGATCGCCCCGGTGGCGGTGATCCTGGTTGCGGAAAACCTCGGCCACATCAAGGCGGTCACGGCGATGACGGGCAAAAACCTGGACGTCTACATGGGCCGCGCGTTCATGGGCGACGGGGTGGCGACGATGGTCGCCGGCAGCGTCGGCGGCACGGGCGTGACGACCTACGCCGAAAATATCGGCGTGATGGCGGCGACCAAGATCTATTCCACCGCGATCTTCGTCGTCGCGGGGCTGATGGCGATCTTGCTGGGCTTTTCGCCGAAGTTCGGCGCGCTCATCCAGGCGATTCCGCTGGCGGTGATGGGCGGGGTGTCGATCGTGGTGTTCGGCCTGATCGCGGTGGCCGGCGCCAAGATCTGGGTGGACAACCAGGTCGACTTTTCCGACAACAAAAACCTGCTGGTCGCGGCGATCACGCTGGTGCTGGGCACGGGCGACTTCACGCTGAAGTTCGGCGACTTCGCGCTGGGTGGCATCGGTACCGCCACCTTCGGCGCCATCGGGCTGTACGCGCTGCTCAACCGGCGCGCGGGCTGA
- a CDS encoding flavin reductase family protein, translating into MSDPVPERLRAALGRFATGVTIVTARAADGAPVGLTVNSFNSVSLQPPLVLWSLALQSRALPVFQTAAHYAIHVLAADQQALAERFARRDVDRWAQQPWQPSAEGVPLLPGCAAVFECRSRSRYPEGDHVILVGEVLRCRHDEARAPLLYHGGRFYTGLPT; encoded by the coding sequence ATGTCCGACCCCGTGCCCGAGCGGCTGCGGGCCGCGCTCGGGCGCTTCGCCACCGGGGTGACCATCGTCACGGCCCGGGCGGCCGACGGCGCGCCGGTGGGCCTGACCGTCAACTCCTTCAACTCCGTCTCACTGCAGCCGCCGCTGGTGCTGTGGAGCCTGGCGCTGCAGTCGCGCGCGCTGCCGGTGTTCCAGACCGCGGCGCATTACGCGATCCACGTGCTCGCCGCGGACCAGCAGGCGCTGGCCGAACGCTTCGCGCGGCGCGACGTAGACCGCTGGGCGCAGCAGCCGTGGCAGCCCAGCGCGGAAGGGGTGCCGCTGCTGCCGGGGTGTGCAGCGGTTTTCGAGTGCCGCAGCCGCAGCCGCTACCCGGAGGGGGACCACGTGATCCTGGTCGGTGAGGTGCTGCGCTGTCGTCACGACGAGGCGCGCGCGCCGTTGCTCTACCACGGGGGGCGTTTTTACACGGGGCTGCCGACATGA
- a CDS encoding DUF2939 domain-containing protein: MQAKRALVLVAVVIAAVAAYWYYSPYVAMHALQRAAQQRDAEAFNARVDYARLRASVKEQFAAALTEKMTNSGGFEALGAALGLALVNPMIDALVSPEAVMQAMQRGEFGLRSPQERPEPSQESTSGAEWTFERPSTDRIIAYRGDAGSDTSEAVGFVFERRGFADWKLTGLRIPRP, encoded by the coding sequence ATGCAGGCCAAACGCGCGCTGGTTTTGGTTGCCGTGGTCATCGCAGCCGTGGCTGCTTATTGGTACTACTCCCCGTACGTGGCGATGCACGCCTTGCAAAGGGCCGCGCAGCAAAGGGATGCCGAGGCGTTCAATGCCCGGGTCGACTACGCGCGGCTGCGCGCCAGCGTCAAAGAACAATTTGCCGCCGCGTTGACGGAAAAAATGACCAACAGCGGTGGCTTCGAGGCACTGGGAGCAGCATTGGGTTTGGCGCTGGTCAATCCCATGATCGATGCGCTCGTCAGCCCCGAGGCCGTCATGCAAGCGATGCAGCGCGGCGAGTTCGGCCTGCGGTCACCCCAAGAAAGGCCTGAACCATCCCAGGAATCGACGTCTGGGGCTGAGTGGACGTTCGAGCGCCCCAGCACCGACCGCATCATCGCGTATCGCGGCGATGCGGGCTCCGACACCAGCGAGGCCGTTGGGTTTGTCTTTGAGCGCCGCGGTTTTGCCGACTGGAAGCTGACGGGCCTTCGCATCCCCCGGCCATAA
- a CDS encoding HDOD domain-containing protein, translated as MSDSTVEAELDRARQRGPVRDIVIPPCPELLRQLQEATAHGEPDPAELERIAASDVAMAAALIRQANSPLYGLQQPVVTVGQALTVLGVRPAVQLLMGFLTRQALHVPAPVLAHFWESSTRRAIACEHIGHQLYDMDPGLAYSFGLFCHVGMPVLLRGVRGYAATIAEALARKDRTFTQTENANHRTDHAVVGAIVARTWRLPGAVAVAIRLHHDFTCLADTRYSDTVRHLVAMGLIADHLVQQHEGVPPSPDWAQHGEACRQHLQVGAAEIDHWLDALYPAFDAVQAP; from the coding sequence ATGAGCGATTCCACCGTCGAAGCCGAGCTGGATCGGGCGCGCCAACGCGGCCCGGTGCGCGACATCGTCATTCCGCCGTGCCCGGAGCTGCTGCGCCAGCTGCAGGAGGCGACCGCGCACGGCGAACCCGACCCCGCCGAGCTGGAGCGCATCGCCGCCAGCGACGTGGCGATGGCCGCCGCGCTGATCCGCCAGGCCAACAGCCCGCTGTACGGCCTGCAGCAGCCGGTGGTGACGGTGGGCCAGGCGCTCACGGTGCTGGGCGTGCGCCCGGCCGTGCAGCTGCTGATGGGGTTCCTGACGCGGCAGGCGCTGCACGTGCCCGCCCCGGTGCTGGCGCACTTCTGGGAGAGCTCGACCCGGCGCGCGATCGCCTGCGAGCACATCGGGCACCAGCTCTACGACATGGACCCGGGGCTGGCGTACAGCTTCGGCCTGTTTTGCCATGTCGGCATGCCGGTGCTGCTGCGCGGCGTGCGCGGCTACGCTGCCACGATCGCCGAGGCGTTGGCGCGCAAGGACCGCACCTTCACCCAGACCGAAAACGCCAACCACCGCACGGACCACGCGGTGGTGGGGGCGATCGTCGCGCGCACCTGGCGGCTGCCCGGTGCGGTCGCGGTGGCGATCCGGCTGCACCACGATTTCACGTGCCTGGCGGACACGCGCTACTCGGACACCGTACGCCACCTGGTGGCGATGGGGCTGATCGCCGACCACCTGGTGCAGCAGCACGAGGGGGTGCCGCCATCACCCGACTGGGCGCAGCACGGCGAGGCTTGTCGGCAGCACCTGCAGGTCGGCGCGGCCGAGATCGATCACTGGCTCGACGCGCTGTACCCGGCGTTCGACGCGGTGCAGGCGCCCTGA
- a CDS encoding flagellar basal body protein yields MNNVMNVAASGLRAAQVRLDNAAHNIANAQTEGFRRGEVRAEALADGGVRVSIDKRPQAGADLAADLVEQRVAANAYVANLRVLQRADEALGSLGRLLDTRA; encoded by the coding sequence ATGAACAACGTCATGAACGTCGCGGCGTCGGGTCTGCGCGCAGCGCAGGTGCGGCTGGACAACGCCGCGCACAATATCGCCAACGCGCAGACCGAGGGGTTTCGGCGCGGCGAGGTGCGCGCCGAAGCGCTCGCCGACGGGGGCGTGCGCGTGTCGATCGACAAGCGCCCGCAGGCCGGTGCGGATCTGGCGGCCGATCTCGTGGAGCAGCGGGTGGCGGCGAACGCGTATGTGGCCAACCTGCGCGTGCTGCAGCGCGCGGATGAGGCACTGGGGTCGCTGGGGCGGCTGCTCGACACGCGCGCCTGA